One genomic window of Bradyrhizobium sp. CCGE-LA001 includes the following:
- a CDS encoding tetratricopeptide repeat protein: protein MSFLPSRRVSIEAVFYREIDTEMTMRAAIIGSVALVTALLWLCSSAVAQQLQQSSRLKTIEQCNGRDRIPAQARIVGCTALINSGDAKPSALALAYNNRGNAYTATAEYDRAISDFGRAIEIASDYVKPLNNRGVAHLRMGAYDEAIKDFGGAIRLDPGYGSAFANRAGAHLKLDQYDRALLDFNEAIRLDPNSRLARSGRCWARAVVGDLQAGLEDCDSAIQLGAHDAATYDSRALIHLKMGQFAAAIDDYNSALRLTPNLATALYGRGLAKLGQGDKAGNRDVSAAKLIELRIGDAFVRYGVR, encoded by the coding sequence ATGTCTTTCCTCCCTTCGCGACGTGTGAGCATCGAAGCGGTGTTCTATAGGGAGATCGACACGGAGATGACCATGAGGGCGGCCATCATCGGCAGCGTCGCACTCGTTACCGCCTTGCTGTGGCTCTGCTCGTCGGCGGTCGCGCAACAACTGCAGCAAAGTTCGCGTCTCAAGACGATTGAACAGTGCAACGGCCGGGACCGCATCCCGGCCCAGGCCCGGATCGTCGGCTGCACAGCGCTGATCAATTCCGGTGATGCCAAGCCGTCGGCGCTGGCCTTGGCCTACAACAACCGCGGCAACGCTTATACCGCGACAGCGGAATACGATCGTGCCATCAGCGATTTCGGTCGCGCGATCGAAATTGCGTCAGACTACGTCAAGCCGCTGAACAATCGCGGCGTGGCCCATTTGAGGATGGGAGCATATGACGAGGCGATCAAGGATTTCGGTGGGGCAATTCGGCTCGACCCGGGTTATGGCAGCGCCTTCGCCAATCGCGCGGGCGCCCACCTGAAACTGGACCAGTATGATCGGGCCCTGCTGGACTTCAACGAGGCTATCCGCCTCGATCCAAATTCGAGGTTGGCGAGAAGTGGCCGGTGCTGGGCCCGAGCGGTCGTCGGCGACCTCCAGGCGGGTCTTGAGGACTGCGACAGCGCGATTCAGTTGGGCGCGCACGATGCCGCGACATATGATTCACGTGCGCTGATCCATCTGAAGATGGGTCAATTTGCTGCGGCCATCGACGACTACAACTCCGCCTTGCGCCTGACACCAAATCTGGCCACCGCGCTCTATGGACGGGGGCTAGCCAAGCTCGGCCAGGGCGATAAAGCGGGCAACCGTGACGTCTCGGCGGCAAAGCTCATCGAGCTCAGGATCGGCGACGCATTCGTGCGCTATGGCGTGCGGTGA
- a CDS encoding tartrate dehydrogenase: protein MRTHSIAAIPADGIGPEVISAGVRVLEALAKRSGDLAFNVKTFDWGSDYYKKHDVMMPADGLGELKKFDAIYFGAVGAPDVPDHITLWGLRLPICQGFDQYANVRPTKILPGVASPLRNVGVGDLDWVIVRENSEGEYAGMGGRAHKGLPEEVGTEVAVFTRVGVTRIMRYAFQLAQSRPRKLLTVVTKSNAQRHGMVMWDEIAAEVAGEFPDVSWDKMLVDAMTVRMTLHPKSLDTIVATNLHADILSDLAGALAGSLGVAPTGNIDPQRRFPSMFEPIHGSAFDITGKGIANPIATFWTGVQMLEHLGENDAASRLMAAVERVCAAGVLTPDVGGKATTKEVTDAVIDAIHGSNV, encoded by the coding sequence ATGCGCACCCATTCCATCGCTGCCATTCCCGCCGACGGCATCGGCCCCGAGGTGATCTCGGCCGGCGTGCGCGTGCTGGAGGCGCTGGCAAAGCGCAGCGGCGATCTCGCCTTCAACGTCAAGACGTTCGACTGGGGTTCGGACTATTACAAGAAGCACGACGTGATGATGCCGGCCGACGGTCTCGGCGAGCTGAAGAAATTCGACGCGATCTATTTCGGCGCGGTCGGCGCCCCCGACGTGCCAGATCACATCACGCTATGGGGCTTGCGGTTGCCGATCTGCCAGGGCTTCGACCAATACGCCAATGTGCGGCCGACAAAGATCCTGCCGGGCGTGGCCTCGCCGCTGCGCAATGTCGGCGTCGGCGATCTCGACTGGGTGATCGTGCGCGAGAATTCCGAAGGCGAATATGCCGGCATGGGCGGCCGCGCCCACAAGGGCCTGCCGGAGGAGGTCGGCACGGAAGTCGCGGTCTTCACTCGCGTCGGCGTGACAAGGATCATGCGCTATGCGTTCCAGCTCGCGCAATCACGCCCGCGCAAGCTGCTGACCGTCGTGACCAAGTCGAACGCGCAGCGCCACGGCATGGTGATGTGGGACGAGATCGCAGCCGAGGTCGCCGGCGAATTCCCCGACGTCAGCTGGGACAAAATGCTGGTCGACGCCATGACGGTGCGCATGACGCTGCATCCGAAGAGCCTCGACACCATCGTAGCAACCAATCTGCACGCCGACATCCTCTCCGACCTCGCCGGCGCGCTGGCGGGCAGCCTCGGTGTGGCGCCGACCGGCAACATCGACCCACAACGCCGCTTCCCCTCGATGTTCGAGCCGATCCACGGCTCGGCCTTCGACATCACCGGCAAGGGCATCGCCAACCCGATCGCAACCTTCTGGACCGGTGTTCAGATGCTCGAACATCTCGGCGAGAACGACGCGGCGTCACGGCTGATGGCCGCCGTCGAGCGCGTCTGCGCCGCCGGCGTGCTGACACCCGACGTCGGCGGCAAGGCGACGACGAAGGAGGTCACCGATGCGGTGATCGATGCCATCCACGGGTCGAACGTTTAG
- a CDS encoding LysR substrate-binding domain-containing protein, whose amino-acid sequence MELHQLRCFVAAAEQLHFGRAAQQLQMLPSALGRQIRLLEEDLGTRLFARTTRAVSLTEDGTTLLRDARAILAKVEAARNNLRNRSRAGAARRLRIGAIDSAAAGLLPPLLRDFRAGHPDIAVQLLEDKTVRLLPKILSGALDLAFVRPPDRADKRLEFRDLLQETAVVALPQRHALAKRRSITLADIAGEAMLVPDRRSRPHSHDLTVKLFERSGLTPRIVQVADEKQTIINLVATKLGVAIVPRWTARMAVSGVRFVPLRSKESGPAGRLPLAAAWLRGSRDPARDAMLAVLAARLRSYAREA is encoded by the coding sequence ATGGAATTGCATCAGTTGCGATGCTTCGTGGCGGCGGCCGAGCAGCTGCATTTCGGGCGCGCGGCGCAGCAGCTTCAAATGCTGCCCTCCGCGCTCGGCCGGCAAATCAGGCTGCTGGAGGAGGACCTGGGAACGCGGCTGTTCGCGCGGACCACGCGCGCGGTGTCGCTCACCGAGGATGGCACGACGCTGTTGCGCGATGCCCGCGCCATCCTCGCCAAGGTCGAGGCGGCCCGGAACAATCTGCGCAACCGCTCGCGTGCGGGGGCCGCGCGGCGGCTGCGGATCGGCGCCATCGACAGCGCGGCCGCGGGATTGCTGCCGCCGCTCTTGCGCGACTTCCGCGCTGGGCATCCTGACATCGCGGTGCAGCTCCTCGAAGACAAGACCGTCCGGCTGCTGCCGAAAATCCTGAGCGGCGCACTCGATCTCGCCTTCGTCCGACCGCCTGACCGCGCCGACAAGCGGCTCGAATTCCGCGATCTGCTCCAGGAGACCGCCGTCGTAGCGCTCCCGCAGCGGCATGCGTTGGCCAAGCGAAGATCGATCACGCTGGCCGATATCGCCGGCGAAGCGATGCTGGTGCCCGACCGGCGCTCGCGGCCGCACAGCCACGACCTCACGGTCAAGTTGTTCGAGCGGTCCGGCTTGACGCCGCGCATCGTCCAGGTCGCCGACGAGAAGCAGACCATCATCAATTTGGTCGCAACCAAGCTCGGGGTCGCGATCGTGCCACGCTGGACCGCGCGAATGGCGGTGTCGGGCGTTCGCTTCGTGCCGCTCAGGTCGAAAGAGAGCGGTCCCGCCGGCCGCCTGCCGCTCGCCGCCGCTTGGCTGCGCGGCTCGCGCGATCCGGCCCGGGACGCCATGTTGGCGGTGCTCGCAGCGCGCCTGCGCAGCTATGCGCGCGAGGCCTGA
- a CDS encoding aspartate dehydrogenase produces the protein MTRDQKASNRLRVAIAGLGSIGTKIAAALDQGIEGLILSAVAVRDPAKHQTFLSGLRRPPQVLPIDQLGEAADIVVECAPSSQLRAIVEPAVRRGKSAVVVSVGGLLDNFDLVDLARAKGGRIVVPTGALIGLDAVNAAAIGTIHSVKMVTRKPIDGLKGAPFIVENNIDIDNLREPLKLFEGSAREAAKGFPANVNVAVALSLAGIGPDRTLIQVWADPTVTRNVHRIEVEADSARFSMGIENIPSENPKTGLITALSVIALLRKQRATLCVGT, from the coding sequence ATGACGAGGGATCAGAAAGCTTCGAACCGATTGCGGGTCGCCATTGCGGGCTTGGGCTCGATCGGCACCAAGATCGCGGCCGCGCTCGATCAGGGCATTGAGGGGCTGATCCTCTCGGCCGTCGCCGTGCGCGACCCCGCCAAGCATCAAACCTTCCTGAGCGGCCTTCGCCGTCCGCCGCAGGTGCTGCCGATCGACCAACTCGGCGAGGCCGCGGACATCGTGGTCGAATGCGCACCGAGCAGCCAGTTGCGTGCGATCGTCGAGCCGGCGGTGCGGCGCGGCAAGTCCGCGGTCGTCGTCAGCGTCGGCGGTCTGCTCGACAATTTCGACCTCGTCGATCTCGCCCGCGCCAAGGGCGGCCGCATCGTCGTGCCGACCGGCGCGCTGATCGGACTCGATGCCGTCAATGCCGCCGCAATCGGCACCATTCATTCCGTGAAGATGGTGACGCGCAAGCCGATCGACGGCTTGAAGGGCGCGCCGTTCATCGTCGAGAACAACATCGACATCGACAATCTGCGTGAGCCGCTCAAATTGTTCGAGGGGAGCGCACGCGAGGCCGCAAAGGGCTTTCCGGCGAACGTCAATGTCGCCGTTGCGCTGTCGCTGGCGGGCATCGGCCCCGATCGTACCCTGATCCAGGTTTGGGCCGACCCGACCGTGACGCGCAACGTTCACCGCATCGAGGTCGAGGCGGATTCCGCTCGCTTCTCGATGGGGATCGAAAACATCCCGTCCGAGAATCCCAAGACCGGTCTGATCACTGCGCTCTCGGTCATAGCGCTGCTGCGCAAGCAGCGCGCCACGCTGTGTGTGGGGACGTGA
- a CDS encoding PQQ-dependent sugar dehydrogenase: protein MNFSSIFAQFVALLGGIALQWRKLSGTVPVPAWGQAPAIPEAKPQGAIPTLKMPTARGWREGHKPTVAPGLKVNAFATGLDHPRWIEVLPNGDVLIAEATQIASPPRTVFHYAMQATMRRAAALGVSANRITLLRDRDGDGVAEVRGAFMENLSQPFGMALVGDTFYVGNTDGVMAFPYVAGADRITAPGKRLTTFKPGGHWTRSLLASPDGKKLYAGVGSLSNIAEMGMEVEQGRAAVYELDLVAGTHRIFGAGLRNPVGLAWEPNTNVLWTVVNERDGLGDETPPDYLTSVRDGGFYGWPYCYWGKTVDDRVPQDPAMVAKALQPDYALGGHTASLGLCWMPAGTLPGFGDGMVIGQHGSWNRSTLSGYKLVFIPFENGKPSGPGRDILSGFLSPDEKESYGRPVGVVVGPDKTSLLMADDVGNVIWRVTGA, encoded by the coding sequence ATGAATTTTTCCAGCATCTTCGCGCAGTTCGTTGCGCTCCTCGGCGGCATCGCGCTGCAATGGCGCAAGCTGTCGGGCACCGTGCCGGTACCGGCCTGGGGGCAAGCGCCAGCGATCCCCGAAGCCAAGCCGCAAGGCGCGATCCCGACCTTGAAGATGCCGACCGCGCGCGGCTGGCGTGAGGGCCACAAGCCGACGGTGGCGCCCGGGCTCAAGGTCAATGCGTTCGCAACCGGCCTCGACCATCCGCGCTGGATCGAGGTGCTGCCCAATGGCGACGTACTGATCGCGGAAGCGACGCAGATCGCAAGCCCTCCGCGCACCGTATTTCACTACGCGATGCAGGCGACGATGCGGCGCGCTGCCGCGCTCGGCGTGTCCGCCAACCGGATCACGCTGCTGCGCGACAGGGACGGCGACGGCGTTGCCGAGGTTCGCGGCGCCTTCATGGAGAACCTCAGCCAGCCGTTCGGAATGGCGCTGGTCGGCGACACCTTCTATGTCGGCAACACCGATGGCGTCATGGCGTTTCCCTATGTCGCCGGCGCGGATCGCATCACCGCGCCCGGCAAGCGGCTCACGACGTTCAAGCCGGGCGGGCACTGGACACGCAGCCTGCTCGCCAGCCCCGACGGCAAGAAGCTCTATGCCGGCGTCGGCTCGCTCAGCAACATCGCCGAGATGGGCATGGAGGTCGAGCAAGGTCGCGCCGCGGTCTACGAGCTCGACCTCGTCGCCGGCACGCATCGCATTTTCGGCGCCGGCCTGCGCAATCCCGTGGGGCTCGCATGGGAGCCGAATACGAACGTGCTCTGGACCGTCGTCAACGAGCGCGACGGTCTCGGCGACGAGACGCCGCCGGATTATCTCACCTCCGTGCGCGACGGCGGCTTCTATGGCTGGCCCTATTGCTACTGGGGCAAGACGGTGGACGACCGCGTGCCGCAGGATCCGGCGATGGTCGCCAAGGCGCTGCAACCGGACTACGCGCTCGGCGGCCACACGGCCTCGCTCGGCCTGTGCTGGATGCCTGCGGGCACCCTGCCCGGCTTCGGAGACGGCATGGTGATCGGCCAGCACGGCTCGTGGAATCGCAGCACGCTGTCCGGTTACAAGCTGGTGTTCATTCCGTTCGAGAATGGCAAGCCGTCCGGCCCCGGTCGCGACATCCTGTCGGGCTTCCTGTCGCCGGACGAGAAGGAATCCTACGGCCGCCCGGTCGGCGTCGTGGTCGGCCCCGACAAGACATCGCTGCTGATGGCCGACGACGTCGGCAACGTGATCTGGCGCGTCACGGGCGCGTAA
- a CDS encoding methyltransferase family protein, translated as MPFDFSKLFSVAWGGWTTSWPTQLLALIWLAFLLSWVGASFWQGRTKKQVMTLESQRYRLPILVGGILYTPFIAEILGWKPLWVLGDTGIYIAAILSIAGIAFAWWGRLHLGKFWSNTITHKEDHRVIDTGPYGIVRHPIYTGLIFGMLVTGIAIGLVTTILGAILISLGMWQKGRMEEVFLSKELGEDAYGAYCRRVPMIIPFLSPR; from the coding sequence ATGCCCTTTGATTTCAGCAAGCTTTTCTCCGTGGCCTGGGGTGGCTGGACCACTAGCTGGCCGACGCAACTGCTCGCCCTGATTTGGCTCGCCTTTCTCCTCAGCTGGGTCGGCGCGTCGTTCTGGCAGGGACGGACCAAGAAGCAGGTCATGACGCTGGAGTCGCAGCGCTATCGCCTGCCGATCCTGGTCGGCGGTATCCTGTACACGCCGTTCATTGCGGAGATCCTGGGCTGGAAGCCGCTCTGGGTGCTCGGGGACACCGGCATCTATATCGCCGCGATCCTCTCGATCGCCGGCATCGCCTTCGCCTGGTGGGGCCGGCTGCATCTCGGAAAATTCTGGTCCAACACCATCACCCACAAGGAAGATCATCGCGTGATCGACACCGGCCCCTACGGCATCGTGCGGCACCCGATCTACACCGGTTTGATCTTCGGCATGCTCGTCACCGGCATCGCGATCGGCCTCGTCACCACGATCCTCGGCGCGATCCTGATCTCGCTCGGCATGTGGCAGAAGGGCCGGATGGAAGAAGTGTTCTTGTCGAAGGAACTCGGCGAGGACGCCTACGGCGCCTATTGCCGCCGCGTGCCGATGATCATCCCGTTCCTGTCGCCGCGATGA
- a CDS encoding NAD-dependent epimerase/dehydratase family protein, translating to MALVLVTGGSGFIGHHLVEALRARGQRVRVLDVRPPAAANADVEYAHASVLDRDAVDAALAGVDQVYHLAGLPGMWVPSKQDFHEVNCRGTEIVLAAAMKRGVSRFLHCSTESILFPYSELNGVPAEEALQPAEAMPGAYTRSKSLAEHCAAKAAADGFPLVIGTPTMPIGAADHNLTPPTAMLWYFLQKKVQPHLNFLVNLVDVRDVAMGLVLTMERGRLGQRYILGGDCVPLGNILRMMSAMSGRRQFPVVVPGRIAELSAIMLESIADHITHQAPNGTAEGVRIALAASDLSIGKARNELGYSPRPIEPVLRETITHLLARNGQQAPGAIKHHALSSRAS from the coding sequence ATGGCTCTCGTACTGGTTACCGGTGGCAGCGGCTTCATCGGACATCATCTCGTAGAAGCGCTCCGCGCCCGTGGGCAGCGGGTGCGGGTTCTCGATGTTCGTCCGCCGGCCGCGGCAAATGCGGACGTCGAATATGCCCACGCCTCGGTCTTGGACCGCGACGCGGTCGATGCCGCACTCGCCGGCGTCGACCAAGTTTATCACCTCGCCGGCCTGCCCGGCATGTGGGTCCCCAGCAAGCAGGACTTTCACGAGGTCAATTGCCGCGGTACCGAGATCGTGCTCGCGGCCGCGATGAAGCGCGGCGTGTCGCGCTTCCTGCACTGCTCGACCGAATCGATCCTGTTCCCCTACTCCGAGCTGAACGGTGTTCCCGCGGAGGAGGCGCTCCAGCCGGCCGAGGCGATGCCCGGCGCCTATACGCGCTCGAAATCGCTTGCCGAGCATTGTGCGGCCAAGGCTGCGGCCGACGGCTTTCCGCTCGTGATCGGCACGCCGACCATGCCGATCGGGGCTGCCGACCACAATCTGACGCCGCCGACCGCGATGCTCTGGTACTTCCTGCAGAAAAAGGTGCAGCCGCATCTCAACTTCCTGGTCAACCTTGTCGACGTCCGCGACGTCGCCATGGGCCTCGTGCTGACCATGGAGCGTGGCCGTCTCGGCCAACGCTACATTCTCGGCGGCGATTGCGTTCCGCTCGGCAACATCCTGCGCATGATGTCGGCGATGAGCGGCCGGCGGCAGTTTCCGGTCGTCGTGCCCGGCAGGATCGCCGAGCTCTCCGCGATCATGCTCGAATCAATCGCCGATCACATCACCCACCAGGCGCCGAACGGCACGGCCGAGGGCGTACGCATCGCGCTGGCCGCGAGCGATCTTTCGATCGGCAAGGCCCGTAACGAGCTCGGCTATTCGCCGCGTCCGATCGAGCCGGTGCTGCGCGAAACCATCACCCACCTGCTCGCACGTAACGGTCAGCAGGCCCCCGGCGCCATCAAGCATCACGCGCTTTCCTCGCGCGCGAGCTGA
- a CDS encoding Mpo1 family 2-hydroxy fatty acid dioxygenase, producing the protein MGGFFQRQLAVYVEYHRDPRNTAMHVVGILLLFTGAVMPLTLVKLPLFGFDVSLAVILALPVLVYWLLLDAGLGLGILAVSIVLFSIASTIASQVGTMVMWAIFAVLVALGLAAQAIGHKVFEGREASLFTFPSHLLLGPMFVMAKLFIALGFRRDLAAILGPLPTNSLSTR; encoded by the coding sequence ATGGGTGGCTTTTTTCAGCGCCAACTTGCCGTCTACGTCGAGTACCATCGCGATCCCCGGAACACCGCGATGCATGTGGTCGGCATCCTCCTGCTGTTCACGGGCGCTGTCATGCCGTTGACGCTGGTCAAGCTGCCACTGTTCGGATTCGACGTCAGCCTCGCGGTGATCCTGGCGCTGCCGGTTCTGGTCTATTGGCTGCTGCTCGACGCCGGGCTCGGGCTCGGCATTCTGGCGGTATCCATCGTGCTGTTTTCGATTGCGAGCACCATCGCGTCGCAAGTCGGCACGATGGTGATGTGGGCGATTTTCGCCGTGCTGGTGGCCCTCGGCCTCGCGGCGCAAGCCATCGGCCACAAGGTTTTCGAGGGACGCGAGGCCTCGCTCTTCACTTTTCCCTCGCATCTTTTGCTTGGACCGATGTTCGTGATGGCAAAATTATTCATTGCACTGGGCTTCCGTCGCGACCTTGCCGCGATTCTGGGGCCTCTTCCGACCAATTCCCTTTCGACCCGATAA
- a CDS encoding OmpA family protein, giving the protein MRAKGLAIAGLGMALGFALLAGAARAQTAAPTRDDIVAKLNQFEQAAEVDLHALKQQVMERAKTRIKNDPGPVNRALIAPDLAKLPAFNAQIQFDADTPIIQPSSYQTVGRIADALVHSSLLPYTFLIVGHVESNSKTREANAILSQRRADAIRDVLVNTFKISTKRLHPIGLGEEQFLDRAKPTSAVNGQLQILTYAKLPEEPAHPAATPAPAAKKPAKKR; this is encoded by the coding sequence ATGCGCGCGAAGGGGCTCGCCATCGCGGGACTTGGCATGGCGCTTGGCTTCGCTCTGCTGGCCGGCGCCGCACGCGCGCAGACGGCGGCACCGACCCGCGACGACATCGTCGCCAAGCTGAACCAATTCGAGCAAGCCGCCGAGGTCGATCTTCACGCACTGAAGCAGCAGGTGATGGAGCGCGCCAAGACCAGGATCAAGAACGATCCCGGTCCGGTGAACCGGGCGCTGATCGCACCCGACCTCGCCAAACTGCCCGCCTTCAACGCGCAGATCCAGTTCGACGCCGACACGCCGATCATCCAACCATCGTCCTACCAGACCGTCGGCCGCATCGCGGACGCGCTGGTGCATTCCTCGCTGCTGCCCTACACATTCCTGATCGTCGGCCATGTCGAGTCCAATTCGAAGACACGCGAGGCCAATGCGATCCTGAGCCAGCGCCGGGCCGATGCGATCCGCGACGTGCTGGTGAACACGTTCAAGATCTCGACCAAGCGGCTGCATCCGATCGGCCTCGGCGAGGAACAGTTTCTCGATCGGGCCAAGCCGACCTCAGCCGTCAACGGCCAGTTGCAAATCCTCACTTACGCCAAGCTGCCGGAGGAGCCTGCGCATCCGGCGGCGACCCCTGCGCCTGCGGCGAAAAAGCCTGCCAAGAAGCGCTGA
- a CDS encoding type II toxin-antitoxin system HicB family antitoxin, producing the protein MAHYVAIIEDAGPDEAVSLWFPDLPGCISGGDDIDEALENAPEALAFYAQELIADGRQLPPPRTLDELKADPEFADDLGKHTPVLIEWPPRTDATE; encoded by the coding sequence GTGGCTCACTATGTCGCCATCATCGAAGATGCCGGCCCTGACGAGGCCGTCAGCTTGTGGTTTCCCGACCTGCCCGGCTGCATCTCCGGCGGCGATGACATCGACGAGGCCTTGGAGAACGCGCCCGAGGCGCTCGCATTCTATGCGCAGGAGTTGATCGCGGACGGCCGCCAGCTTCCCCCGCCGCGGACGCTGGACGAACTCAAGGCCGATCCGGAGTTTGCCGACGATCTGGGGAAACACACCCCCGTCCTGATCGAATGGCCGCCCCGCACCGACGCTACCGAGTGA